The proteins below come from a single Ptychodera flava strain L36383 chromosome 6, AS_Pfla_20210202, whole genome shotgun sequence genomic window:
- the LOC139135923 gene encoding plexin-A4-like codes for MNIYHNKDLEGYECAMTIENTLITIGATRHDANLVTCNAREYTYQSTRKELNVNLTLRWNNGENIIEDVHGYTVTLYKCNAGRHNCRECLSNSTTTSVLNCGWNECINTCEYVKPCASYCFETDEAKCPSDGSTRTCAFVWSAFVIWYFIIKTIQE; via the exons ATGAATATTTATCACAATAAG GACCTTGAAGGGTATGAGTGCGCTATGACTATAGAAAACACTCTTATAACCATCGGAGCTACAAGACATGATGCAAATTTGGTCACTTGTAACGCAAGGGAG TATACCTATCAATCAACTCGGAAAGAGCTAAATGTTAACTTAACTCTACGGTGGAATAACGGTGAAAACATCATCGAAGATGTCCATGGCTATACAG TGACTCTGTACAAGTGTAATGCTGGTCGTCACAACTGTCGTGAGTGTCTATCGAACAGTACAACGACAAGTGTGTTGAACTGCGGATGGAATGAATGTATCAACACATGTGAATATGTCAAACCTTGTGCATCCTACTGCTTTGAAACTGATGAAGCAAAGTGCCCAAGTGATGGATCAACCAG GACTTGTGCATTTGTTTGGAGCGCATTCGTCATCTGGTACTTcatcattaaaacaatacagGAGTGA